In one window of Henckelia pumila isolate YLH828 chromosome 1, ASM3356847v2, whole genome shotgun sequence DNA:
- the LOC140871080 gene encoding uncharacterized mitochondrial protein AtMg00240-like yields the protein MGNLKYFLGLEIARSSTGIFLSQRHYTLTLLEDTGFLASKQATVPMKPRVRLTNNGDLLQDMTQYRQLIGRLLYLTISRPDIIFVVHKLSQYVSRPRTFHLTAVHHLLKYLKSSLGQDVFFPTNSSCRLRAFSDADWAACIDTRKSVTGFYILLGML from the coding sequence ATGGGTAATCTGAAATATTTTCTAGGACTtgaaattgcaagatcttccACAGGCATTTTCTTATCTCAACGCCATTATACTCTTACTCTATTAGAAGATACTGGATTCCTTGCCAGCAAACAAGCAACTGTTCCTATGAAACCTCGAGTTCGTTTAACAAACAATGGTGATCTTCTTCAGGACATGACTCAATATAGGCAACTCATTGGCCGATTACTATACCTAACGATTTCAAGGCCtgatattatttttgttgtACATAAGCTCAGTCAATATGTATCAAGACCTCGTACTTTTCATTTAACAGCAGTTCATCACTTGCTCAAGTATCTTAAGTCCAGCCTGGGTCAAGATGTTTTCTTTCCAACAAATTCTTCATGTCGTTTACGTGCATTCTCTGATGCAGATTGGGCAGCTTGCATTGATACAAGGAAATCTGTTACTGGTTTTTATATCTTACTTGGGATGCTTTAA